atacggCACAGAACTCGGCTCTCCACAGACTGAACCCACCCGGATGTCACAGCTTACTGAATTAGCACCGCTTTTAGGGAACACACCTTGGGCTGAACCGTCTCCAAACTCACTTGCTCCACCCCAGAGACGTTCTGCACGGCCTTCCTCAGGCCAGCTGACCAAGGAAGAGCTCGCTCCTCCCTCCCAATTTCAAACTGGGGCTGTTTTCCTTTTGCTCCAGTTGGCTTCCCGTTTTCTCGTCAAACTGAGACTTTGGGGACACCAGGCAGCAGCAAACTAGCATTATACtcgttttaaaaacaatttgaccatttttaaaaaccaaaaattctcTCAATGGTTCTACTATGATGCtgggacatttttttccctccccaggCCGGGCTCAGAGGCCTCGCTGGGTCAGACACCTCTGGGGCCTGATTCGCACCAGGAGGCAGCGGAAGAGCTGGTCCAGCCCCACCCGGGCGTGAGTCAGCACTCATCCGAGAGGCAGTCGCTGCCCAGGGGCTCCGTGGCTTCGAGCTCCACGCTGGACAGGAACCTCCTCAGCGTCTTGCGGCAGTTGTAATCCAGAGTGGTGGTGTAGATGGTCTTGGGGTACTTGGGGTAGACGATGGTGGTGCTGAGGAAGCGGGTGGGCTTGTGGTGGGGTTCGAAGCGCACCTCAGCCTTGTAGTTGCGCCAGGTGCAGTTAGGGATGCAGATGACTGTCTGGCTGCAGGAGGCCACGGCCAGGCCCAGGGGCAGGTGGACATCGTCAATGAAGTGCCGATCTGAGTCGTACTTGATGGAGGAAGTGTACCTGGGAGGGAGATACAAGACAGCATGAAGCCGTTCCCCTTGAGCTTGGGACTCAGGGGTGCCTACTGTCACCTTGAGCCTCTCGTGGGGTGCAAACCTTGAGCTGTGGCTACTCTGGTCAGAAGCAGCAAGGAGTTGAAGCACGTACTGTGTGGTACGGTTCTAAGCACTTCACTTCCAGGATCTAATTTATCTGAACCAACCGCCCTGGGAGAGGAAACGGAGGTGCAAAGGTCAAGGTCATGATGGGAGTGAGTAGTGGGGCTGGGGTTTATATGCAGGTGTGCAAGATCCCAAAGTTGACCCTACACGTGCTGTTTCCCATCTCGGGCAGCAGCCCCTGGAGTCCAAGCCTGCGTATTTACGCTAGGAGAGCTTGGTCAACTTAGTTGTCTTTTCTGCGCAAGGTGCCCAGTAACGGAGCAGAGTGTTAACACACAGCAGGTGCTGTTGGTGGTATAACAAGGTGGATTCTACCACTTCACTGGGGGTGAACGGTCTGTATTCTCTGTCCCCTGAAGTCACCAGCAGCTAGCttgcttccttgcttctttctttccttccttccttcctttttctttttaatgtaagctctatgcccaatgtggggcttgaactcacgaccctgagatcaagactcacatgctctaccaactaaggcAGGCACCCCCACCATTGGCTCTTTGATGAGAGGATGACGGAAACCAGGAGTCCTGAGTGCTGATTCTGAAAGTTCAGTGATACCAAGTGCTAGTACTTGGTCCAACCTTGGCCTTCGGTTTGGAGACCTCAAACCAGAGACTCCGAGATCTGACTTTATCAATCAAAGCCAATTACAGTCTTGatttccataaaataaattaacatccatattctacttttttttttttaagtcctttggTAACTTGGAacctacctttttttctttttataaaaatttttaacgtttatttttgagagaaagagagagggacagagcgtgaggaggggaggggcagagagaaagggagacacagaatctgaagcaggctccaggctctgagctgtccatgcagagcccaacgtggggctcaaactgacaaactgcaagatcatgacctgagccgaagtcagacgcttaacggactgagccacctaggcaccccccttttcttctctttttttatttttttaaaaagcattagttCATTTTACTGAGTAATTATGGCACCCTCATAGATCCTGAAATAAGAATGAGCATCACACAGCATAGCCCCCCCACCAGTCCCCCCTACCCACTGGTCAGGGGTAGGAATTAGCTTCCTTTTCAATGGGGAGGATGGAGACATCTATTCTCCTTAGGCAAGTAGGTAAGAGGCTGGTGAAAGCTAATGTCATGAAGTCATGTCCTCATTTTGTTCAAAACACAAGCTCCCCAGGAATAAAGGACTGAACCGCTCACCTCCAAACTGGTGAGCTGCCTTTGTTCCCCATCAAAGGGCCCTTTGTGTTAAGGGAACTGAGACTCCAGCAAAAAAACCACCAGCTCCCAAAAGTAAAATTCCTTTCTCTGAAAAGACAGATCTTTAACAGAGGCTCTCAGTGAATCTCTGCCCCCAGGTAATCCTGGATGAGATACATTCCCAGAGGAAGGACGGTACTTTCAGATTACAAGTGAAATTGTAATCAGAGACAAGGTTAGAGCATCTTGGGGAAACGGGGGAAGCAGTTTGTGCAAAGGggaattattttattacaaaatcaTAACCGTCTAATGGTCACGGTACACAAAGTGCAAAAAGCAAGTTGCGGACTTTATGTACAACACAATCTTGTTTTTAAGATACATGTCTATGTATTTAATTGGtgagaatacacaaagaaatccaaaatggTACCCAACGCACTATGAAAAGTCTTTGGCACACTTTTTGTgattaactcattttttaaagtaacaagcATCAGTTTCTGGACCCAACAAAAcgaaaaatgaaaaaagccaatcaAAGCAGGGCCTGCCGTATTTACCTTACTTCCGTTGGTGGTAAGGGGTCAAACTCCACTCCTTCGCCAAAGGACAGGGGGCAGAGCCTTGGTGAGCAGGCGAaggccagggggctggggagagatgCTGGGTTCTGGGGAGGACGGAGAAGGCAGTTAGACCACAGGCCCGTCTGACGCATCCCCCACAGAGatcctggctctgagcttcctGCTGATGGGCCCGACTGGTCTGTGTCCTCCTCCCAGCAACGATGCCTGAGCAGGGCTGCCCCCCAGCCAGGTAAGAGCTCTGCATGGGAGCCAAGAGGTCTGGGTCACATCCCATGCCCTGTTACCTTTATCGCATGCCAAGGGAGTGCCCCTTTCCATCCCTGAGGTTTTGTGAATGGCTGAGGAGCTCGGTGTCACAACGACCCTGGCCAGACTCTGGGGCCACTGCGTCATTGCATGGCAGGGCAGTGAGAAAACCTCCACGAACTGGGGCTTCACTAACCAGAACCCTCAATGTCATTGTCTCAGCAATACTTTAGAAaaggccaaaacaaaacaaaacaaaactctaccAGGAATTTTTTTCACACTGAATATTCAGCCCAACTTCCCCGTCGCCTTCTCTGCCTCTGGGGCTGCCAGATTAACACCCGAGCAAGCTGGGGAGATCCACAAACTCACTGCTAAGACGAACATCCCTTAGTTCTCAACGCCACCGTCCACCATTCAGAAACCAGAGCACAGCATTCCTAGAGGTGAACTTGCTTCTAGCATGCCCCAAACCCCGAACTTTGGCCCATCAAGTAGCCTGAGTAAGGGGGACAGTTCCGTCCTAGACACTGGTGCTAGTTTTCACCCGATGTGACTGGAATTGGGCTTCTGTGTTAAGTGTTCCATGGGGAGCAGCCTTTTGGGGTCCCAGGTTTACTGGCGATCTGTCATTTTCTTTGCCTAATTTGAGagtgcgccccccccccatcttccaGGATAGAGAAGGAAGGGAACGTTTTTAGAAGGTAGGCTCTGAGACTCATATCATGTTACCGGGGCAGAGTGTCAAGTGAGGGTGTAGGGTGGAAACAGAGAAGTCAAACGGGACCGCGgtaggtgagggaggggcaaagggtcCAGCTCCTAACTTGGGTGGAGAGTTTAAGAAGCCCTGGCTCAGGGAGGGGCCGTGGTTGGGAACTAAGGtcagtgggcaggggagggggggcacccGCTGCTGCAGAGTTGTGGAAACAGCCCCCAGGTAGTGGCGGGGagccctgctctgtccccagctctcTGGCTACCAGATGCTCCTCAACCTAGGGTGCGCCTTCAGCAGTGCTGGGGGCTGCAGCACGACAGCAAGAGCTGTTCGACTCCCCCAACACTCACAATGAGGCCAGGAATCCACACAAGCGCTCCATTCTCTTGCCTCTGCCTTCTGGGCTCCCTCATCTCTGCCCACTCAACAGACACTCCCTGAGCACACCCCTTGACCCGGGTCCAGGCTGGAGATGGTGGATGCTGCAGGACTTCCAACAGGCACATGAGCAAGGTGCCACCGGCGAATGGGGACCACGCCACCGATTTGGGCATGGCCTAGGGGAAGCATCAAGGAacacttcccagaggaggtgacaaGTTGGTCTTGAAGGGCCAGCAGGGCTCTGATAGGTCAAAAAGGCAGCTGAGTGTTAGGGGTGGCAGGAGGGGATGGGCTCTGAGGGAAAGGCATGCCAGGTAGGGGGAGCAGCAACAGAGGCACCAACCTATGTATCTACCTTGGGTCAGGGGGTGTGCCAgacagcctgaagcctgaagGCCAAGTTGAAGCAAGCGCTGCCTTCCAACAGTAATGAGAGCGTGCACCAAGGTCTCAGAGACAGGGTCAGTGGGTCAAGACTTCCATACCCATCAAAGTGCATGGGTCTTTAAAGCACAGCGGCAGCCACTACTTCACCCCTGGGGAGAGCGCTGTAAATACCCAAAcccaaggggaagggaggggggctgAAAGTCCCAATTTGGGCCTTGGCTGTAGGAAGGATGTGGCTTCCCCTGAGCTCTAGGGAAAGGCAATAAACACCACCTGAGCGATTCCTGAGCCAAAGAAAGACTAGGTGTTTTTTCTTTGAAGTacaagttttgaaataaaataaaagaactcctTTTTGAAAGTTTCCACCCACCTGAAGGCCTCCCACCCATCGAGTGCCAGACAGGGGTTAGGTGACAGGACAAGGAGGGGACGCAGGAGGCGGGAAGCTCAAGGTGTAACTTTTCTCAAAGGCGCTCTCCCACACCACGAACATGGTCCCCAAAAGCTGCCCCCCCTCTTGTCCTCTGAATCAGGGAGCTGAAGCACACCCTTCTCCCCAAGACCAGCCAGGAGGAGGCAGGCCCTAGGGAGGTGCCCCCGGTAGGGGCAAAGCGTGGGatttggaggggtggggagggaggggtatGTGCTAGACCCACAAGTACGGAGAAGGCTGGGGTTCCCTCTGGGCGTCCCAGGCCCCTCTCCAGCCGGGCCGGGCAGGAATGAGGCCCGGTCATAGACTCGCAGTCCCGGGGGCCGCCACCCCGAAGAGAGGAGGCGGCGGCGCGCCTCTCCAGGGCTCCCGCGCCTCCTTGGCGATGACAATTTTCCAGCCACCGGCTCCAACTGGCCAGGCTCTCGCCGCGCTCCCTCCCCGGGCTCCCGGCGATGGCCACGCCGTCCCGACGGGCGGGTGGCGGCGCCGACAGCGCTCCCCTAACGGGCCGGCGCGGCTGGCCGGTGGTCCCCTGGGAACCGGCTGCGGGCNNNNNNNNNNNNNNNNNNNNNNNNNNNNNNNNNNNNNNNNNNNNNNNNNNNNNNNNNNNNNNNNNNNNNNNNNNNNNNNNNNNNNNNNNNNNNNNNNNNNGCCTTGttccctgcccctggccccgCAGAGCCCGGCGGGCGCTAGTCCTGGCGGTCGGGGGAGCCAGAGTTGAGCCCCGGACTGCAGAGGCCTGGGGAGCCGGCCGAACCCAGCGAGTAAACAACTGGAAATTATTAATAGTTAATGCGCTTCGTATGGCTCCAGCCGCCTCTTGGCTCGGCAGGGCGGGCTCTCAgtgtgtctctggctctcatTTCTGCCCCTGAGGAAAAGAGGACCTACTCCGAGTATCCTCGGGAGATTTCGGGGGGCGGAGAAGGGGGAGCACACACCACTCCCTGGACTGGCTGCTCAGCTGAACAGGCTGTGACCACACCAGACAGGGAAATTGTGCAGTGGGCGCAGACCGGAACCCTGAGCGCCGTGGACAAGCTCAGCAGGCTGCCCACGGGCTATCCAAGGGGCCAGGGGCTCCCTGGGAGGGGCACAGCTTATCATTTATAGGAGTTCCTTTCAAAAACCAGatcccccgctcgctctctgtctctcaaaataaaataataaagacataaaacaataaaaaataaaataagataaaaaatctCTCACCAAACCAGGGGAGGGATGATGAGTTCCACCTTTGCCCCCTCCGGATCTGACTCTGAAGAGAGGCCTTCTTCTGAGGCGTAGCTGGGGGCACGCCTGGAAATCAGGGGGGAGCTACACGAAACAAGACAAGACCACGGAGCCTCCTTAAGAGTGGACTCTTCTCAAAGCTGTCTTTTCAGAGCACTCCAGGGCCAGCGTCCCCTGCCTGGGTCACGGAGACTGGTGTCCTCCTCGGACTTGGCTTCTGGCCTGCAGCCTTTCTCAGCAGAATCCGAGGGACAAAAGATGCCGAACGATGCTGCCAGTTCCGCATGTCCCCTTTTTCGGTGCTGAATTAAGCTGCTGCCTGAATGGAGTTGAGTCAGACAAGAACAGGGCAGGCCCCCCACAACTGGTGCTGCGTATTGTTTTGGAAGAAACTGTCTTCAGTAAACCCAGCCAGACAGAGGATTAAAAACAGTGCCGGCTCCAGCAGGCTGGCCTGTGCCCTGTGCCCCGTGGCACCCTGCAGTCCCAGCCCCCGGGCGCCGCGATGGAGTTCTGGAATGCACGGGGCAGTGGATTTGCCTTAGTGTTGCATCAGGTCCCCCAACTTCCTTCATGTGCACCTGAATCAACcaagatgctttttttttaattcaactttattttgttttcataagtATTTTAGGATTAAGATGAGAGGTTTCAAAGGACATTGAAAGGGACCTGccatattcaataaaaaaaaggaactgaattaAGATAAACTCACAGGAGTGTGTGTACCAGGACGGTTTATAATCCTGAGCTCTGGCTCACAAAGGAGATGTGAGTCAGGTATTGCCAAGGAATACCCAAGATCTGGGTTAGTAATTTCAGGGTGAAGTGGGCCTGAGGGAACAGGtctgctcctctttcttttttaaaaaaaaattttaaatgtttattcttgagagagccagagcatgagcaggggaggggcagagagagagagggagacacagatcgaaacaggctccaggctctgagcggtcagcacagagcccgatgtgaggctccaactcacggactgtgggatcatgacctgaaccgaagttggatgcttaactgactgagccacccaggcaccccgcccagCTCCTTTCTGACCTTTCAACTGGGAGAACACCAGGTCAGGTGGGAAGATACCTCGTCTGGCACCGCTGGTGACACTAACCTAGAAACTGCATGCGGCTTGGGGTGGGGTCAGGCTGGTATCCCCTGCGGGAGGGGTGAGCTGTGCTCCCATGCTCCCTAGTTACACAGAAAAGGGCTGCAGCCTCTGCAAAATAAAACCCAGATGGGATTTTGCAAAGAGCTGGGGCACACGGCCTCCTTGGACCTGCATCAATACACTTGCACTCCTGGCTCCGCTCTGCGTATTCACACTGGACAAGGACTTGCAGCCCAGAAAAAGAGCCCTTAGTTGAGCAACTGAAGTTAAGCCCCTTGGCTCCTTGGCTGAAAGGCATGATAGAAGGGTGTGCTGTCATTGTCCCTGGGGCACAACTGGCTGGGCCCTGCTCCCACAATCCAAAGGCAGCCTCAAGGATGCCATGGTGTTTCAGGACCACCCGGGGATGCCAGCCTGCCTGGGCTGCGTGGAAGAGATGGGTGAGCGGGGAGCCCATGGAGGCGGCCAGTTGGCTCCACAGTGACGTCTGACCATGGTGTCCTTCCCGGGAGCCAGGGCCCCTAAGTgcattcctctcctcccccaaattCAAAGCAGAATACACACAGGCAGAAGGCGGCTGTGGTTTGCAGCTATGCACAACTGGAAACTCTTGAT
The genomic region above belongs to Suricata suricatta isolate VVHF042 chromosome 17, meerkat_22Aug2017_6uvM2_HiC, whole genome shotgun sequence and contains:
- the RFLNB gene encoding refilin-B isoform X2, with translation MTGPHSCPARLERGLGRPEGTPAFSVLNPASLPSPLAFACSPRLCPLSFGEGVEFDPLPPTEVRYTSSIKYDSDRHFIDDVHLPLGLAVASCSQTVICIPNCTWRNYKAEVRFEPHHKPTRFLSTTIVYPKYPKTIYTTTLDYNCRKTLRRFLSSVELEATEPLGSDCLSDEC
- the RFLNB gene encoding refilin-B isoform X1; this encodes MPKSVAWSPFAGGTLLMCLLEVLQHPPSPAWTRVKGCAQGVSVEWAEMREPRRQRQENGALVWIPGLINPASLPSPLAFACSPRLCPLSFGEGVEFDPLPPTEVRYTSSIKYDSDRHFIDDVHLPLGLAVASCSQTVICIPNCTWRNYKAEVRFEPHHKPTRFLSTTIVYPKYPKTIYTTTLDYNCRKTLRRFLSSVELEATEPLGSDCLSDEC